The following coding sequences lie in one Gemmatimonadota bacterium genomic window:
- a CDS encoding spondin domain-containing protein, with translation MRRSLLAAVAAVTLVGCQESVNDVTLDGSAALEAANSVGAQVDPDRFFEVTITNLTSSQALTPPVFATHTRSVSIFETGEPASFEIKEVAENGNVDPLVMALSGNPDVGEVVVPLNDFPPLRPGKVRRFEIQTRGEMGRISFAAMLICTNDGFTGLNGVRLPVAVGDTKVYYSNSFDAGTEINTEDFANMVPPCPLLSGVPSSVPGTGMSDPMLAENGVVHRHGGILGIADLIPAIHGWSDPVAKVEIRRIR, from the coding sequence ATGCGGAGATCGCTGTTGGCTGCGGTCGCGGCCGTCACCTTGGTCGGCTGTCAGGAAAGCGTGAACGATGTCACCCTGGACGGGAGCGCGGCCCTGGAAGCTGCGAACAGTGTGGGCGCTCAGGTCGATCCCGATCGCTTCTTCGAGGTGACCATCACCAACCTCACGTCCAGTCAGGCGCTGACGCCGCCGGTCTTCGCGACGCACACGCGCAGCGTGTCCATCTTCGAGACTGGGGAGCCAGCCAGCTTCGAGATCAAGGAAGTGGCGGAGAACGGCAACGTCGATCCGCTGGTGATGGCGCTTTCCGGGAATCCGGACGTGGGCGAGGTCGTGGTTCCCTTGAACGACTTCCCACCCCTCCGGCCGGGCAAGGTGCGTCGCTTCGAGATCCAGACGCGCGGCGAGATGGGACGGATCTCCTTCGCGGCCATGTTGATCTGCACCAACGACGGATTCACCGGTTTGAACGGAGTGCGGCTTCCCGTCGCGGTAGGCGACACGAAGGTCTACTACTCGAACTCGTTCGATGCCGGCACCGAGATCAACACCGAGGACTTCGCCAACATGGTGCCGCCCTGCCCGCTGCTGTCGGGCGTTCCCAGCAGCGTGCCCGGAACGGGCATGAGTGATCCGATGCTGGCCGAGAACGGCGTCGTGCATCGGCACGGGGGCATCCTGGGCATCGCCGATCTGATCCCCGCCATCCACGGCTGGAGCGACCCGGTCGCCAAGGTCGAGATCCGCCGCATCCGTTAG